Proteins from a single region of Streptomyces spectabilis:
- a CDS encoding NUDIX domain-containing protein: MHGDMDPTEQPARRLGCVAFIRNQEGDVLMVKPKCKHADKRLGWQLPGGNAHKGEHIADAAVREVKEETGLTLPITHYLCVDQVPESEDGTSAEGINFVCDGGQLSAEEAADVTLPDAARSELAAVAWVPMSRLDYFAHAYQVRRIHNAAQALAWGKRLPLYVLGEPATA, encoded by the coding sequence ATGCACGGCGATATGGATCCGACTGAGCAGCCCGCGAGGCGACTCGGGTGCGTTGCCTTCATCCGTAACCAAGAGGGCGACGTGCTGATGGTAAAGCCAAAGTGCAAGCACGCTGACAAGCGTCTCGGGTGGCAGCTCCCAGGAGGGAACGCGCACAAGGGTGAACACATTGCTGACGCTGCGGTGCGTGAGGTGAAGGAAGAGACCGGCCTCACGCTGCCCATCACGCATTACCTCTGCGTGGATCAAGTGCCCGAAAGTGAGGACGGCACCAGCGCCGAAGGAATCAACTTCGTCTGCGATGGAGGACAGTTGTCGGCCGAGGAGGCCGCAGACGTCACCCTGCCGGACGCAGCCAGGAGCGAGCTGGCAGCCGTCGCCTGGGTGCCTATGAGTCGGCTGGACTACTTCGCCCACGCCTATCAGGTGCGGCGCATCCACAACGCTGCGCAAGCCCTCGCCTGGGGCAAGAGGCTGCCGCTCTACGTACTTGGCGAGCCTGCCACGGCGTAG
- a CDS encoding radical SAM protein, which produces MKIPKAKYDELSQAVYDGCPVPRWLSDNALKVWGIDLARCPAEDTVVVRPLTRLNYSRATWEINKGCNFNCEHCYLADRRFAGLPREEKGKLIQLLCDAGVLWLQITGGEPTIDRDFTYSYRKGYESGMLIEILTNGSRLCQPRLVDLLTAMPPQKVTVSLYGATPESFDSLTRKPGSFRLLMKGLEAARGAGLPLELALIITKHNVHERKAMQSIAEEFGTGYSECTNISPTYDGNPEPLAAQAPGFLDKTAIFEGCSAGKAFFHVDPHGLATMCKVGRENPIDLMGEGLKGLVRLPAVADAQMLRVGGCSGCVFSDQCRVCRPVARARQLAKAPLESYCQHGWRVTASTDRGRQHDRCTNRDHPAPGDTEGAGRCRPCGRHRGPSRGQRARLQRRQPVSLSVNPARVSWRSHVAEPARAVCVRV; this is translated from the coding sequence ATGAAGATCCCCAAGGCGAAGTACGACGAGCTGTCTCAGGCGGTGTATGACGGTTGTCCTGTGCCGCGGTGGCTGTCCGACAACGCACTGAAGGTCTGGGGGATCGACCTTGCCCGGTGCCCGGCTGAGGACACCGTGGTGGTCCGTCCCCTGACCCGGCTCAACTACAGCCGGGCAACCTGGGAAATCAACAAGGGGTGCAACTTCAACTGTGAGCACTGCTACTTGGCGGATCGTCGCTTTGCCGGTCTCCCCAGAGAAGAGAAGGGCAAGCTGATTCAGCTTCTCTGCGACGCCGGGGTTCTCTGGCTCCAGATCACGGGGGGAGAGCCGACTATCGACAGGGATTTCACGTACTCGTATCGGAAAGGCTATGAGAGTGGGATGCTGATCGAGATTCTGACCAACGGGTCTCGACTATGCCAACCGCGGCTCGTTGACCTGCTTACGGCGATGCCGCCGCAGAAGGTGACGGTTTCGCTCTACGGGGCCACGCCTGAAAGCTTCGACTCCCTGACTCGGAAGCCGGGCTCCTTTCGGCTGCTCATGAAGGGCCTCGAAGCGGCCCGTGGTGCGGGGCTCCCACTCGAACTTGCCTTGATCATCACCAAGCACAACGTGCATGAGCGGAAGGCCATGCAGTCGATCGCCGAAGAGTTCGGGACGGGGTACAGCGAGTGCACGAACATCTCTCCCACCTACGACGGCAACCCCGAGCCGCTTGCCGCTCAAGCTCCGGGCTTCCTGGACAAGACCGCGATCTTCGAGGGCTGCTCGGCAGGGAAGGCGTTCTTCCATGTTGACCCTCATGGGCTCGCAACCATGTGCAAGGTGGGCCGGGAGAACCCGATCGACCTCATGGGCGAAGGACTGAAAGGCCTCGTGCGTCTGCCTGCCGTCGCAGACGCCCAGATGCTTCGCGTCGGCGGCTGTAGCGGCTGTGTGTTCTCGGACCAGTGCCGTGTGTGCCGACCAGTCGCGAGGGCTCGCCAGTTGGCGAAGGCACCACTGGAGAGTTACTGCCAGCACGGCTGGAGAGTTACTGCCAGCACGGACAGAGGGAGACAGCATGACCGCTGTACCAATCGAGATCACCCTGCCCCCGGCGACACCGAAGGAGCCGGACGATGTCGTCCTTGTGGACGACATCGAGGCCCTAGCCGCGGACAGCGCGCCCGCCTGCAACGACGACAACCCGTATCGCTGAGCGTCAACCCCGCGCGAGTCTCGTGGCGTTCACACGTCGCGGAGCCCGCGCGGGCCGTCTGCGTGAGAGTCTGA
- a CDS encoding aminoglycoside phosphotransferase, which translates to MTTRTSFDDLPSAVRAAVESRTGPIIKAENVSSGFNSAIAARVHTAGGTRFIKGLPADHKRVWTQQREADVNPALSGIAPQLLWRLHESGWVILCFEHLEGHHADYTPGSQDLPRVAELLTRLGEVACPDSGLKFVEQRLSNYVAEPDDVLYFAGASLVHTDLNNENVIVADGRAYLVDWAWASRGAAWLDAAYWVVWLIAAGGHAPVSAERCASRVPAWATAPEAGVTAFARATANMWQQIAGADPDPWTARNLKAAQAWAEYRQDLTN; encoded by the coding sequence GTGACAACGCGGACTTCATTCGACGACCTCCCCTCCGCCGTGCGCGCCGCTGTCGAGAGCCGCACAGGGCCGATCATCAAGGCTGAGAACGTCAGCAGCGGATTCAACAGCGCGATCGCTGCCCGCGTGCACACCGCTGGCGGCACTCGCTTCATCAAGGGCCTGCCTGCTGACCACAAGCGGGTATGGACGCAGCAACGCGAAGCCGATGTGAACCCCGCCTTGAGCGGCATCGCTCCGCAACTGCTCTGGCGTCTTCACGAATCCGGTTGGGTGATCCTGTGCTTCGAGCACCTGGAGGGCCATCACGCGGACTACACGCCCGGATCCCAGGACCTTCCCCGGGTGGCCGAGCTGCTGACTCGGCTCGGAGAGGTCGCCTGCCCCGACAGTGGCTTGAAGTTCGTCGAGCAGCGGCTATCGAACTATGTGGCCGAGCCCGATGACGTGCTGTACTTCGCCGGGGCCTCCTTGGTCCATACGGACCTGAACAACGAGAACGTGATCGTTGCAGACGGGCGTGCATACCTCGTCGACTGGGCGTGGGCGTCCCGCGGAGCGGCCTGGTTGGATGCCGCCTACTGGGTTGTCTGGCTGATCGCTGCCGGAGGCCACGCCCCCGTGTCCGCTGAGAGATGCGCATCGAGAGTTCCGGCGTGGGCTACCGCTCCTGAGGCCGGGGTTACGGCCTTCGCCAGGGCCACAGCCAACATGTGGCAGCAGATTGCTGGAGCAGACCCTGACCCGTGGACAGCAAGGAACCTGAAGGCAGCCCAAGCATGGGCCGAGTAC
- a CDS encoding XRE family transcriptional regulator has protein sequence MYANAKLEARMVKLGLGQAELARLVNAEIEKLTGRPGALDDADIRRWLRGKTKWPQDRIRLGVERVLQASAVDLGFTPRSKKSEEDDVHRRTFLTATGGTALAVAASKKQLSLSDVDLFQRQYICILEDDWRVGGGQKVENQAVELALRIRSALTAGTTSSQVRKRLHRLASDAMSSAAFAAIDAKSHQRARVHLEKAVTFAGLSGDSETQYHVWNHLAMTACQRGDFSEGAAAADVMRSLAIARRDPIYTSLGHMRNARALAKMNQPSDTLRSLKAAEKSFHRARETERPTWIAFYDQSEVCGLAASIWFALGQYERAEYFFHQTLSEIRPEMIRNRALYMTHLALAQACQGELELACFTGQTAYEMLPPAYGSKRATDMLSKVRLSLISSGSKSPEVTEWIERSHQWT, from the coding sequence ATGTACGCGAACGCCAAGCTAGAGGCACGCATGGTCAAACTCGGCCTTGGCCAAGCTGAGTTAGCAAGGCTCGTCAATGCTGAGATCGAAAAGTTGACCGGCCGCCCTGGCGCTCTCGACGACGCTGACATTCGTAGATGGTTGAGAGGGAAAACGAAGTGGCCACAGGATCGCATCCGGCTTGGCGTTGAGAGGGTTCTTCAAGCTTCAGCCGTAGACCTGGGCTTCACCCCCAGAAGTAAGAAGAGCGAGGAGGACGACGTGCACCGTCGTACATTCCTCACCGCCACGGGCGGCACAGCTCTGGCGGTAGCAGCATCTAAAAAGCAGCTCAGCCTGAGTGATGTTGACCTTTTCCAGCGTCAGTACATCTGCATCCTTGAGGATGACTGGCGCGTAGGGGGCGGCCAGAAGGTCGAGAACCAAGCGGTGGAGTTGGCTCTCCGCATCCGCTCCGCCCTGACTGCAGGGACCACTTCAAGTCAGGTACGCAAGAGGCTTCACCGTCTCGCCTCGGATGCCATGAGCTCAGCGGCCTTCGCAGCGATCGACGCCAAGTCGCATCAACGCGCCCGAGTGCATCTTGAGAAGGCCGTCACCTTCGCTGGCCTTTCAGGCGACAGTGAGACTCAGTACCACGTGTGGAACCATCTCGCCATGACGGCCTGTCAGCGAGGGGACTTCTCAGAAGGTGCCGCAGCCGCGGATGTGATGCGTTCATTGGCCATCGCGAGACGTGACCCGATCTACACCTCGCTCGGTCACATGCGCAACGCTCGGGCCCTAGCCAAGATGAACCAACCGAGTGACACTCTCCGCTCTCTAAAGGCTGCCGAGAAGTCTTTCCACAGGGCCAGAGAAACAGAGCGTCCAACCTGGATTGCCTTCTACGATCAAAGTGAAGTGTGTGGGCTCGCGGCAAGCATCTGGTTCGCGCTGGGCCAGTATGAGCGAGCGGAGTACTTCTTCCATCAAACACTCAGCGAGATTCGCCCTGAGATGATCCGCAATCGAGCCCTGTACATGACACACTTGGCGCTCGCCCAGGCATGCCAAGGAGAGCTGGAGCTGGCCTGTTTCACAGGTCAGACAGCATACGAAATGCTGCCGCCTGCGTACGGCTCGAAGCGGGCCACAGACATGTTGAGCAAGGTGAGGCTTTCCCTCATCTCGTCCGGATCGAAGTCCCCAGAGGTTACCGAATGGATTGAGAGGTCTCACCAATGGACCTGA
- a CDS encoding GNAT family N-acetyltransferase — MDLKHYAHADARDIRTLLLDIHDECYENEKGGFHSRERFADFVDAWSAKDTWACLIGFENGKPIGYAYGATFSPGGWWRGVDAPDWLTPETRVFALSELMVVPEGRGSGFSVKIHDALLQAQHADWVSLFVDTAHPKVVALYERWGYTKVAESRPFDDSPLYAVMAKRMGHDT, encoded by the coding sequence ATGGACCTGAAGCACTATGCACATGCTGACGCCCGGGATATCCGTACCTTGCTATTGGACATCCATGACGAGTGCTACGAAAACGAGAAAGGAGGGTTTCACTCCCGGGAGAGGTTCGCCGATTTTGTCGACGCCTGGTCCGCCAAAGACACTTGGGCTTGCCTGATCGGATTCGAGAACGGCAAGCCCATCGGCTACGCCTACGGGGCCACTTTCAGCCCTGGTGGGTGGTGGCGGGGCGTCGACGCCCCCGACTGGCTGACTCCAGAAACAAGAGTCTTCGCCCTCTCGGAGCTGATGGTCGTACCAGAAGGGCGCGGATCTGGGTTCTCAGTCAAGATTCATGACGCACTACTACAGGCCCAGCATGCCGACTGGGTATCCCTCTTCGTCGATACGGCACACCCGAAGGTGGTTGCGCTCTACGAGAGGTGGGGGTACACCAAAGTCGCTGAATCCAGACCTTTCGATGACTCGCCCCTGTACGCCGTCATGGCCAAGAGGATGGGCCATGACACGTGA